In Edaphobacter bradus, the following are encoded in one genomic region:
- a CDS encoding GntR family transcriptional regulator codes for MIFKINPVEGQPLYLQLMQQIRHAVEIGILQDGDLLPGIRTLAQELVVSHNTVAKAYSELEHEGLLDLRHGSGAFVSANRGTRARAEKVRIAHARVRSLVEELQREGLSGEELRRLFEAEVLYATDERVR; via the coding sequence ATGATCTTTAAGATCAATCCCGTCGAAGGACAGCCTCTCTACCTTCAATTGATGCAACAAATCCGCCACGCGGTAGAGATTGGCATCCTGCAAGACGGCGATCTTCTACCAGGGATTCGCACGCTGGCGCAGGAGTTGGTGGTGAGCCATAACACCGTTGCCAAAGCGTATTCCGAGCTGGAACATGAGGGGCTTCTCGATTTGCGGCACGGTTCCGGTGCCTTCGTGTCCGCAAATCGTGGCACAAGAGCGCGCGCTGAAAAAGTACGAATCGCGCACGCTCGTGTTCGCTCTCTCGTGGAAGAACTTCAGAGAGAAGGTCTTTCCGGAGAAGAGCTCCGCCGACTCTTTGAAGCAGAGGTTCTCTATGCAACCGATGAAAGGGTCAGATGA
- the add gene encoding adenosine deaminase: MSKQTGKRGAEVDVVDWLRRLPKAELHLHLEGTIKPETLVELSRRHDAEPLSLGDAKALYQYENFIGFLTSFKAVTERLKGPHDYELITYNMVRELASQGVVHAEVYISFGIIYFWKKEEVEPYVEAIERGRLRGEKDFGTTVLWIIDAVRHFGVDEAAKVFRKAAELRAQYPSIVGIGIGGDEARGPADQFRELYAEAKAAGLRLTAHAGESVGPESIWSAINIGAERIGHALAAQRDHELMEILAQKQIPLEINVTSNVKTGCCSGYDVHPVRHYFDSGLMVTINSDDPPMFGSDLLGEYVIAQERFGFSLEQMRELAANAIEASFLEPAQKLELLQRVEQYGW, translated from the coding sequence ATGAGTAAACAAACCGGTAAACGAGGGGCTGAGGTTGATGTCGTTGATTGGCTGCGCAGGCTTCCCAAGGCGGAGCTGCACCTGCATCTCGAAGGGACGATCAAACCCGAGACACTGGTGGAGCTGAGTCGCCGGCACGATGCGGAGCCGCTGTCGCTCGGCGACGCGAAGGCGCTCTATCAGTATGAGAACTTCATCGGGTTTCTGACGTCGTTCAAAGCGGTGACCGAGCGGCTGAAGGGGCCGCACGACTACGAACTGATTACTTACAACATGGTCCGCGAGCTGGCGTCGCAGGGTGTGGTGCACGCCGAGGTCTACATCTCGTTCGGGATTATCTACTTCTGGAAGAAAGAAGAGGTTGAGCCTTACGTCGAGGCGATCGAGCGCGGGCGGCTGCGTGGCGAGAAGGACTTTGGGACGACGGTGCTGTGGATCATCGATGCGGTGCGGCACTTCGGCGTGGATGAAGCGGCGAAGGTCTTTCGCAAGGCCGCGGAGCTTCGGGCGCAGTATCCGAGCATTGTGGGGATCGGGATCGGCGGCGATGAGGCGCGTGGGCCGGCGGACCAGTTCCGCGAGCTGTATGCCGAGGCGAAGGCTGCCGGGTTGCGGCTCACGGCGCATGCGGGCGAGTCAGTTGGACCGGAGAGCATCTGGTCGGCGATCAATATCGGAGCCGAGAGGATCGGCCATGCGCTTGCAGCGCAGCGGGATCACGAATTGATGGAGATTCTTGCGCAAAAGCAGATTCCTCTTGAGATCAATGTGACGAGCAATGTGAAGACGGGATGTTGCAGCGGGTACGATGTGCACCCGGTGAGACACTACTTCGACTCTGGGTTGATGGTGACGATCAACTCCGACGACCCGCCGATGTTTGGCAGTGATCTGCTCGGCGAGTATGTAATCGCGCAGGAGAGGTTCGGGTTCTCACTCGAGCAGATGCGCGAGCTTGCGGCGAACGCGATTGAGGCGAGCTTTCTGGAGCCGGCGCAGAAGCTGGAGCTGCTGCAGCGGGTTGAGCAGTATGGGTGGTGA
- a CDS encoding DUF2071 domain-containing protein, with protein sequence MALRVVANTLYGENYATARMRHEWRCEEAGLSVGYRWRLAGRWHQMQALASREMQLVERGSEEEFITEHYWGYTRLSRGRTLEYEVVHPRWQVYPIESYLVDVDFAQVYGAGFSSLSRERPFSVLLAEGSEVEVRSGAH encoded by the coding sequence TTGGCTCTTCGCGTTGTGGCGAATACTCTCTATGGAGAGAACTACGCTACGGCGCGAATGCGGCATGAGTGGCGTTGCGAGGAGGCTGGCCTCTCAGTCGGATATCGCTGGCGGCTTGCCGGACGATGGCATCAGATGCAGGCACTCGCTTCGCGCGAGATGCAGTTGGTAGAGCGCGGTAGTGAAGAGGAGTTCATTACGGAGCACTACTGGGGTTACACCAGGTTGTCCAGGGGAAGGACATTGGAGTACGAGGTCGTCCATCCACGCTGGCAGGTTTATCCCATCGAAAGCTACCTGGTCGACGTCGACTTTGCTCAGGTGTACGGCGCAGGATTCTCTTCGTTGAGCCGGGAGCGGCCCTTCAGCGTCTTGCTGGCCGAGGGGTCCGAGGTCGAGGTGCGATCAGGCGCGCATTGA
- a CDS encoding DUF2071 domain-containing protein, with protein MAKTFLTAEWRKLIMANYAVPEDLLLPYLPAGTELDLYNGSCYVSLVGFLFQNTRVRGIRVPFHVQFEEVNLRFYVRRICDRCAEARSRLH; from the coding sequence ATGGCAAAGACCTTTCTTACTGCAGAGTGGCGCAAGCTGATCATGGCCAACTATGCCGTTCCGGAAGATCTTCTACTCCCGTATCTTCCAGCCGGTACTGAGTTGGATCTCTACAACGGCAGCTGCTACGTCAGCCTCGTTGGATTTCTCTTTCAGAACACGCGAGTGAGAGGCATTCGCGTACCCTTTCACGTTCAATTTGAAGAGGTAAATCTTCGCTTCTATGTGCGTCGCATATGCGACCGGTGTGCGGAAGCGAGGAGTCGTCTTCATTAA
- a CDS encoding amino acid permease, with translation MRPGFPGTILFEERKALARQIFQTKSIDKLISESERPDQALKKTLGPVSLTALGIGAVIGSGIFTVIGTAIGGNPATEARWIDSPVVDLILHHGAVAGRPGAGPALAVSLVLVAIVCALTGLCYAELASMIPIAGSAYTYTYATLGELVAWIIGWDLILEYAFSNMSVSVGFAAHVVALLDWMGIPLSPKWLSPAYLPLGLQDLQGRDIYAPGWHTGFNIPAFLIVLLLTVVLVRGIRESARTNNIMVLVKIAAILVFVFFGLSFIHPNNYVPFSPNGWSGVLAGGSIIFFTYIGFDSVSTASEECRNPQKNVPIGILATLIVCSILYIGVAMVLCGLVPWQTVAGDGAPVVNALKRVSLLPGGHSLHWVRLAVLLGAIVGMISSILVFQLGQARVWFAMSRDRLLPSAFSKVHPRYRTPAFATWVAGILVAIPAGLFDVGSLAEMSNIGTLFAFVLVSIGVIVLRVRQPERYRGFRVPFGPVIPFLSVFFCVLLMAGLPTKTWLRFFVWLVVGLFVYVFYSRKRSEFYAAKQGELS, from the coding sequence GTGAGGCCGGGATTCCCCGGAACAATTCTGTTTGAGGAGCGAAAGGCTCTGGCAAGGCAAATCTTTCAAACTAAGTCGATCGACAAGCTGATCTCGGAATCGGAGCGGCCGGACCAGGCTCTGAAGAAGACGCTTGGCCCGGTTAGCCTCACGGCGTTGGGGATTGGCGCTGTGATCGGGTCGGGCATCTTTACGGTGATCGGAACGGCGATCGGCGGGAATCCGGCGACGGAGGCCCGATGGATCGACTCGCCGGTGGTCGACCTCATTCTGCATCACGGCGCGGTGGCCGGGCGGCCAGGCGCTGGACCGGCGCTGGCAGTTTCGCTGGTCCTGGTGGCGATCGTGTGCGCGCTCACGGGGCTCTGCTACGCGGAGCTGGCGAGCATGATCCCAATTGCGGGGTCGGCGTACACCTATACCTACGCGACGCTTGGTGAGCTGGTGGCGTGGATCATCGGGTGGGACCTGATCCTCGAGTATGCGTTCAGCAACATGAGCGTGAGCGTGGGTTTTGCGGCGCATGTCGTGGCGCTGCTGGACTGGATGGGGATACCGCTGTCGCCGAAGTGGCTCTCGCCGGCGTATCTGCCGTTGGGCCTGCAGGACCTGCAGGGGCGTGACATCTACGCTCCGGGCTGGCATACGGGATTCAACATTCCGGCGTTCCTGATTGTGCTGCTGTTGACGGTGGTGTTGGTGCGCGGAATTCGCGAGTCGGCACGGACGAACAACATCATGGTGCTGGTGAAGATCGCAGCGATCCTGGTGTTCGTCTTCTTCGGGCTCAGCTTCATTCATCCGAACAACTATGTGCCCTTCTCGCCGAATGGCTGGAGCGGGGTTCTGGCGGGTGGGTCGATTATTTTCTTCACGTACATTGGCTTCGATTCGGTCTCGACGGCGAGCGAGGAGTGCAGGAATCCCCAGAAGAATGTTCCGATCGGGATTCTGGCGACGCTGATCGTCTGCTCGATTCTGTACATCGGCGTGGCGATGGTGCTTTGCGGGCTGGTGCCGTGGCAGACAGTAGCGGGCGATGGCGCTCCGGTGGTCAACGCCTTGAAGCGTGTCTCGCTGCTGCCGGGCGGCCACAGCCTGCACTGGGTACGGCTCGCGGTATTGCTGGGCGCGATTGTGGGGATGATCTCGTCGATCCTGGTGTTTCAGCTTGGACAGGCGAGAGTGTGGTTTGCGATGTCGCGCGACCGGCTGCTGCCGAGTGCCTTCAGCAAGGTGCATCCACGGTACAGGACGCCTGCGTTTGCGACGTGGGTCGCTGGGATCTTGGTGGCGATTCCTGCGGGGCTGTTCGACGTGGGGTCGTTGGCGGAGATGTCGAACATCGGGACGCTGTTTGCGTTTGTGCTGGTGTCGATTGGCGTGATTGTGCTGCGGGTGCGGCAGCCTGAGCGATATCGCGGGTTCAGGGTTCCGTTCGGGCCGGTGATTCCGTTTCTGAGCGTGTTCTTCTGCGTCCTGCTGATGGCCGGATTGCCGACGAAGACGTGGCTTAGGTTCTTTGTTTGGCTGGTGGTGGGCTTGTTTGTGTATGTGTTCTACAGCCGCAAGCGGAGTGAGTTTTACGCTGCAAAGCAGGGCGAGTTGAGCTGA
- a CDS encoding ATP-dependent helicase has product MNPQQQEGIRTVDGPVLLLAGAGSGKTRVVTHRIAYLIEERGVPADSILAVTFTNKAAKEMAERVDKILGHSSLAKPLLSTFHSFCVRVLRRDIEALRVNGVGLTKTFAIYDETDQEAVVKAALKRLGVDDKSLKPRVALGRISWAKNHMIDPQEYFLASSNPMEEKIAHIFEIYRKELLKANALDFDDLLLETVRLLKSSAEVRERYNRRYRYVMIDEYQDTNRPQYELMKLLAGPEANICVVGDEDQSIYSWRGADIRNILEFEKDFPNVKTIRLEQNYRSTQVILEGASAVVAQNTQRKGKNLWTSREGGSLIGYYEAPDGENEALFIADRIRQYLRDAGQQEETPRCAVLYRTNSQSRLVEEALRRYQIQYHMVGGFSFYDRSEIKDLLSYMKLVQNPHDSIALNRVVNSPARGIGKTTMETLERMALSTGMSTWDAIGRAIEDKLLPQRALIALGGFRRLIEDARAMLGPEFAEKLMDGAREGADEAADISFDVAALAASEEVQVEADEPGQGSFDTSFNFGFDFGPTEEMSTIAAENSQDTDAAHGIDVASFNPFAPVVLKESRGGRPILAAKRGREDGAPGLVAGREDISVERQAFRSPGDPATLPELIKFLNDRSGYIRALEDEGTPESFSRIENLKELANAAHDAQERGETLSEFLDHAALVSDADSYSAEARVTLMTLHAAKGLEFPLVFLAGMEEGLFPSGRTLMEPAGLEEERRLCYVGMTRAMDTLVMTRARYRRRYGSDMPDASVASRFLEEVPSRLVEDLGSPAARPQFSGDYSGMYSTPYPKANRFGRKDAEAGERHYSYEDEDQSAPRGDYGSQSNRQRPAGRTAGGSGSMDNIASFFAARGQKVSRPKMEVEEPTGKTGLKQGTRVRHPKYGEGTVFRREGDGDDAKITVQFQQHGVKKLVEKFAQLERL; this is encoded by the coding sequence ATGAACCCTCAGCAGCAAGAGGGAATCAGGACGGTCGATGGGCCAGTGCTGTTGCTGGCCGGTGCGGGCAGCGGCAAGACGCGCGTCGTGACGCATCGCATAGCGTATTTGATTGAAGAGCGGGGCGTACCGGCGGACTCGATCCTAGCGGTGACGTTTACCAATAAGGCTGCGAAGGAGATGGCTGAGCGCGTCGACAAGATCCTCGGGCATTCGTCGTTGGCCAAGCCGCTGCTTTCGACTTTCCACAGCTTCTGCGTGCGCGTGCTGCGGCGCGATATCGAGGCGCTGCGCGTGAACGGCGTGGGGCTGACGAAGACGTTCGCCATCTACGACGAGACCGACCAGGAGGCCGTGGTGAAGGCCGCGCTGAAGCGGCTGGGCGTCGACGACAAGAGCCTGAAGCCGCGCGTGGCGCTGGGGAGGATCAGTTGGGCGAAGAACCACATGATCGATCCGCAGGAGTATTTTCTGGCGTCATCGAATCCGATGGAGGAGAAGATTGCGCACATCTTCGAGATCTATCGGAAGGAGTTGCTGAAGGCGAATGCGCTGGACTTCGACGATCTTCTGCTGGAGACGGTGCGGCTGCTGAAGTCCTCGGCCGAGGTGAGAGAAAGATACAACCGTCGCTACCGGTACGTGATGATCGACGAGTACCAGGACACGAACCGGCCGCAGTATGAGCTGATGAAGCTCCTCGCGGGGCCTGAGGCGAACATCTGCGTGGTGGGCGATGAGGACCAGTCGATTTATAGCTGGCGCGGCGCGGACATCAGGAACATTCTGGAGTTCGAGAAGGACTTTCCCAATGTAAAGACGATTCGGCTGGAGCAGAACTATCGCTCGACGCAGGTGATTCTTGAGGGTGCAAGCGCTGTGGTGGCGCAGAACACGCAGCGCAAGGGCAAGAACCTGTGGACCTCGCGAGAGGGCGGATCGCTCATCGGCTACTACGAGGCTCCCGATGGCGAGAATGAGGCGCTGTTTATCGCCGACAGGATTCGGCAGTATCTGCGCGACGCAGGCCAGCAGGAGGAGACGCCGCGGTGTGCAGTGCTGTACCGGACGAACTCGCAGTCGCGGCTGGTGGAAGAGGCGCTGCGGCGGTATCAGATTCAGTACCATATGGTGGGAGGCTTCAGCTTCTACGACCGCTCGGAGATCAAGGACCTGCTGAGCTATATGAAGCTGGTGCAGAACCCGCATGATTCGATTGCGTTGAATCGCGTGGTGAATTCTCCCGCGCGCGGCATCGGCAAGACGACAATGGAGACGCTCGAGCGAATGGCCCTGAGCACGGGCATGAGCACGTGGGACGCGATTGGCCGCGCGATCGAGGATAAGCTGCTGCCCCAGCGGGCGTTGATTGCTCTGGGTGGGTTCCGTCGGTTGATTGAAGATGCGCGCGCGATGCTAGGGCCGGAGTTTGCGGAAAAGCTCATGGACGGTGCGCGAGAAGGAGCCGATGAGGCCGCGGATATCTCGTTTGACGTAGCAGCGCTGGCGGCCTCCGAAGAAGTGCAGGTGGAGGCGGATGAGCCTGGGCAGGGCTCGTTTGATACGAGCTTCAACTTCGGATTTGATTTTGGACCGACTGAGGAGATGTCGACGATTGCGGCGGAGAACTCGCAGGATACGGATGCGGCGCACGGGATCGATGTGGCGAGCTTCAATCCGTTTGCTCCGGTGGTGTTGAAGGAGAGTCGTGGCGGCAGGCCCATCTTAGCGGCCAAACGCGGCCGCGAAGATGGGGCACCCGGTCTGGTGGCTGGTCGAGAGGACATTTCGGTGGAACGGCAGGCGTTTCGCAGTCCCGGCGATCCGGCCACATTGCCGGAGCTGATCAAGTTCCTGAACGATCGCAGCGGGTATATCCGGGCACTCGAGGACGAGGGGACGCCGGAGAGCTTCTCGCGGATTGAGAACCTGAAGGAACTGGCGAACGCGGCGCACGATGCGCAGGAGCGCGGCGAGACGCTTTCGGAGTTTCTGGACCATGCGGCGCTCGTGAGCGACGCCGACAGCTACTCAGCCGAGGCGAGGGTGACGCTGATGACGCTGCACGCGGCCAAGGGGCTGGAGTTTCCGCTGGTGTTTCTCGCGGGAATGGAAGAAGGTCTGTTTCCGAGCGGGCGGACCCTGATGGAACCGGCGGGTCTTGAGGAGGAGCGTCGGCTTTGCTACGTGGGCATGACGCGCGCGATGGACACGCTGGTGATGACGCGGGCGCGATACCGGCGGCGTTATGGCAGCGATATGCCGGATGCCAGCGTTGCGTCGCGATTTCTGGAGGAGGTCCCGAGCCGGCTGGTGGAGGACCTGGGAAGTCCTGCGGCGCGGCCTCAGTTTTCGGGTGACTACAGCGGGATGTATTCGACGCCGTATCCGAAGGCGAACCGGTTTGGCAGAAAGGATGCCGAGGCAGGCGAGCGGCACTATAGCTACGAGGATGAGGACCAGAGCGCTCCACGAGGCGACTATGGCTCACAGAGCAATCGGCAGAGACCGGCAGGGCGGACTGCGGGTGGCAGCGGCTCGATGGACAATATTGCGAGCTTCTTTGCGGCGCGCGGCCAGAAGGTCTCACGGCCGAAGATGGAGGTCGAGGAGCCAACGGGCAAGACCGGGCTGAAGCAGGGGACGCGGGTGCGGCATCCGAAGTATGGCGAAGGAACTGTCTTTCGCCGCGAAGGCGATGGGGATGACGCCAAGATTACAGTACAATTTCAACAGCATGGCGTTAAGAAGCTGGTGGAGAAGTTTGCCCAGTTGGAGCGCCTCTAG
- a CDS encoding LOG family protein: MIRNVAIFCASADGVDPVYRETAETLGRTLAQKNIGLVYGGSNVGLMQAVAEAALAADGRVIGVIPEVLVDLEVAHHGITELHIVDTMHTRKALMGNKADAFIALPGGFGTFEELFEVLAWQTLKLHAKPVMLLNINGFYDKLLDFLDHCVTEGLLRPKSREILLVANTVEEALALLTT; the protein is encoded by the coding sequence GTGATCCGCAACGTTGCCATCTTCTGCGCCTCCGCCGACGGAGTTGACCCTGTCTACCGCGAAACGGCTGAGACTCTCGGCCGCACACTCGCCCAGAAGAACATCGGCCTCGTCTACGGCGGTTCCAACGTCGGCCTCATGCAGGCCGTCGCTGAAGCCGCACTCGCCGCTGATGGCCGCGTCATCGGAGTCATCCCCGAGGTCCTCGTCGACCTCGAGGTTGCTCACCACGGCATCACCGAGCTCCACATCGTCGACACTATGCACACACGCAAGGCGCTCATGGGCAACAAAGCTGACGCCTTCATCGCCCTGCCCGGTGGCTTCGGAACCTTTGAAGAGCTCTTCGAGGTCCTCGCCTGGCAGACCCTCAAGCTCCACGCCAAGCCTGTCATGCTGCTCAACATCAACGGCTTCTATGACAAGCTGCTGGACTTCCTCGACCACTGCGTCACCGAGGGCCTGCTTAGGCCGAAGAGCCGCGAGATTCTCCTCGTCGCCAATACGGTCGAAGAGGCCCTTGCCCTTCTGACAACCTGA
- the hmpA gene encoding NO-inducible flavohemoprotein, giving the protein MLAQQKAIVQATVPALQQHGETITKVFYQTLFEENPALLNIFNPANQQSGGQSRSLAASILAYAANIDRLDQLGGMVSRITHKHASLEVQPEHYPIVGDHLLRAIRTVLGEAATPEILDAWGAAYQQLATIMIGAEKQLYTEGGAQPGGWSGFQPLVVERKVVESETITSFHLASPSGQPLPSFLPGQYLAVKAHVADAPFQQIRQYSLSQVSNGKTYRISVKRETAPLHIAAANNGLISNHLHADVHEGDTILAHVPQGDFVLREGSRPVVLLSGGVGITPAICMLQHLTLNSTDRRVLFVHATTQRSHHSFRDETRSLVEVHPDARALVFYEKVTAADNLGHDYDLTGRIDAASLRPYLPQEPADFYYCGPPGFMSAVESVLDALNIPLADRYSEAFAPDPSFATEMARA; this is encoded by the coding sequence ATGCTGGCCCAGCAAAAGGCTATCGTTCAGGCAACCGTCCCCGCACTTCAGCAGCACGGCGAAACCATCACAAAGGTCTTCTATCAGACTCTTTTTGAAGAAAATCCGGCCCTGCTCAACATCTTCAACCCTGCCAATCAGCAGAGCGGCGGCCAGTCCCGCAGCCTCGCGGCCTCGATCCTCGCCTATGCCGCGAACATTGATCGCCTCGACCAGCTAGGCGGCATGGTGAGCCGCATCACTCACAAACACGCCAGCCTTGAGGTACAGCCCGAGCACTATCCCATCGTCGGCGACCATCTGCTCCGCGCGATTCGCACCGTACTCGGCGAAGCCGCAACGCCGGAGATCCTTGACGCATGGGGCGCCGCCTATCAGCAGCTTGCAACTATCATGATCGGCGCCGAAAAGCAGCTCTATACCGAAGGCGGCGCACAACCCGGCGGCTGGTCCGGCTTTCAGCCTCTCGTTGTCGAGCGCAAGGTCGTCGAGAGTGAGACCATTACTTCCTTCCATCTCGCCTCTCCTTCAGGACAGCCGCTGCCTTCCTTCCTTCCCGGACAGTACCTGGCCGTCAAGGCGCACGTCGCCGACGCGCCCTTTCAGCAGATTCGCCAGTACAGCCTCTCGCAGGTTAGCAACGGCAAGACATACCGCATAAGCGTCAAGCGCGAGACGGCTCCCCTGCACATCGCCGCAGCCAACAACGGTCTCATCTCCAATCATCTCCACGCCGACGTTCATGAAGGCGACACCATTCTGGCGCATGTGCCGCAAGGCGATTTCGTTCTGCGCGAGGGCAGCAGGCCGGTCGTGCTTCTCAGCGGCGGCGTCGGCATTACCCCGGCGATCTGCATGTTGCAACACCTTACGCTCAACTCCACGGATCGCCGTGTGCTCTTCGTGCACGCTACAACCCAGCGCAGCCACCACTCCTTCCGCGACGAAACACGCTCGCTCGTCGAGGTCCACCCTGACGCACGCGCACTCGTCTTCTACGAGAAGGTAACAGCCGCCGACAACCTCGGGCACGACTACGATCTCACCGGCCGCATCGACGCAGCATCTCTGCGGCCCTACCTGCCGCAGGAGCCTGCCGACTTCTACTACTGCGGCCCCCCGGGCTTCATGAGTGCAGTCGAGAGCGTTCTCGATGCCCTTAACATCCCGCTGGCCGACCGTTATAGTGAAGCTTTCGCCCCCGATCCCTCGTTCGCGACCGAAATGGCGAGGGCCTAG
- a CDS encoding RrF2 family transcriptional regulator: MNITRFSDLSLRLLMYLGSRAEPMQATVTVREAASMFNVPYAHLVKVAHQLGQQGFLVTTKGAGGGLRLARPAESIRLGEVLRITEPSDAVIDCTAQPCPLAGACLLKGALDSAYAAFLDTLDRYTLAEVARTPRLQKLVYLKP, translated from the coding sequence ATGAACATCACCCGCTTCTCGGACCTGTCCCTGCGCCTTCTCATGTATCTCGGCAGCCGCGCCGAGCCCATGCAGGCCACGGTCACGGTCCGCGAGGCGGCCTCGATGTTCAATGTTCCCTACGCCCACCTCGTCAAGGTCGCCCATCAGCTTGGCCAGCAGGGATTCCTCGTTACCACGAAAGGCGCCGGCGGCGGACTCCGCCTCGCGCGCCCGGCCGAGTCCATCCGTCTCGGTGAGGTCCTCCGCATCACTGAGCCCTCCGACGCCGTAATCGACTGCACGGCCCAGCCATGCCCGCTCGCAGGAGCATGTCTTCTCAAAGGCGCGCTCGACAGTGCCTACGCTGCGTTTCTTGACACGCTCGACCGGTACACCCTCGCCGAGGTCGCGCGGACCCCGCGGCTGCAGAAGCTGGTCTATCTCAAGCCTTGA
- a CDS encoding DUF971 domain-containing protein, whose product MSHEGIRFVSAEQAHREAAEEARLPEDAVTPKKVRVMKTEGTGVAIEWKDGHASEWNFAWLRNACPCATCHEEREQSGRRPGEPKPKPKTLLVMYEAPVRPVEVTPVGKYAMKFKWTDGHESGIYSWEYLRRVCQCEACRSKSQALKA is encoded by the coding sequence ATGAGCCATGAGGGAATCCGGTTTGTGAGCGCGGAGCAGGCGCACCGTGAGGCAGCGGAGGAAGCGCGACTGCCGGAGGATGCCGTGACTCCGAAGAAGGTTCGCGTGATGAAGACGGAAGGCACCGGCGTCGCGATTGAGTGGAAGGATGGCCATGCGAGCGAGTGGAACTTTGCGTGGCTGCGCAATGCGTGTCCGTGCGCGACGTGTCATGAAGAGCGCGAGCAGAGCGGGCGCAGGCCGGGTGAGCCGAAGCCCAAGCCGAAGACGCTGCTGGTGATGTATGAGGCTCCGGTGCGTCCGGTGGAGGTGACTCCGGTGGGCAAGTACGCCATGAAGTTCAAGTGGACGGATGGGCACGAGAGCGGAATCTACTCGTGGGAGTATCTGCGGCGGGTGTGCCAGTGCGAGGCGTGCAGGTCGAAGAGCCAGGCGCTCAAGGCTTGA
- a CDS encoding SemiSWEET family sugar transporter, with translation MILSGERLVEEIGFVAAFCTTAAFVPQLLRVLKLRSAREISLGTFLLFSVGVAMWLMYGLMIRSKPVIASNVVTLALSLSILFLKMKYDRDGASEEMEP, from the coding sequence ATGATTTTGTCCGGGGAGCGTTTGGTGGAGGAGATTGGGTTTGTCGCGGCGTTCTGCACAACTGCGGCGTTTGTGCCGCAACTGCTTCGCGTGCTGAAGCTGCGGTCGGCGAGGGAGATCTCGCTGGGGACTTTTCTGCTGTTCTCGGTGGGTGTGGCGATGTGGCTGATGTATGGACTGATGATCAGGTCGAAGCCGGTGATTGCATCGAATGTAGTGACGCTGGCCTTGTCACTGAGCATTCTGTTTCTGAAGATGAAATACGATCGCGACGGCGCAAGCGAGGAGATGGAGCCATGA
- a CDS encoding sulfite exporter TauE/SafE family protein produces MVLDFSSHWHYVWLVAASLIAGVMNAMAGGGSFVSFPAMMAMGVLPVQANATNTVALWPGQLTSVAALREDVHIKLLPAVVTAAVFGGLTGAAVLLRTKQVTFLHQIPWLLLMGAVIFGVSGRISRWLWTRSSTPHVRHTPKMLPLFVTLFPIGFYIGYFGAGGGFLVMTVLALFGVEEMHTLNALKVVMACLSNMVAIGTFIVSGAVLWRYCVVSMVFAGLGGYVGAQYARRMNGDVLRAIVVTTGCVMAAYFFWRNG; encoded by the coding sequence ATGGTTTTGGATTTTAGCTCGCACTGGCATTATGTCTGGCTGGTCGCTGCCTCGCTTATTGCCGGGGTGATGAATGCAATGGCTGGCGGTGGCTCGTTTGTTTCGTTTCCGGCGATGATGGCGATGGGCGTTTTGCCAGTTCAGGCGAACGCGACGAATACGGTCGCGCTGTGGCCAGGGCAACTGACCTCGGTAGCGGCGTTGCGCGAGGATGTTCATATTAAGCTGCTGCCGGCGGTGGTGACGGCGGCGGTCTTTGGTGGGCTGACGGGCGCGGCGGTGCTGCTGCGGACTAAGCAGGTGACGTTTCTGCACCAGATCCCGTGGCTGTTGCTGATGGGCGCGGTCATCTTCGGGGTGAGTGGGAGGATCTCACGCTGGTTGTGGACGCGGTCGTCAACGCCGCATGTGAGGCACACGCCAAAGATGCTTCCTTTGTTCGTCACGCTGTTTCCGATTGGTTTCTATATAGGCTACTTTGGCGCGGGCGGCGGGTTCCTGGTGATGACGGTCCTGGCGCTGTTCGGCGTGGAAGAGATGCACACGTTGAATGCGCTGAAGGTTGTGATGGCGTGCCTGTCGAACATGGTGGCGATTGGCACGTTTATTGTGAGCGGTGCGGTGTTGTGGCGCTACTGCGTGGTGTCAATGGTGTTTGCCGGTCTTGGCGGGTATGTGGGGGCGCAGTATGCGCGGCGTATGAATGGAGATGTTTTGCGCGCGATTGTGGTGACGACGGGATGTGTGATGGCGGCGTATTTTTTCTGGAGGAACGGATGA